The Cryptococcus decagattii chromosome 14, complete sequence genome window below encodes:
- a CDS encoding histone H2A.Z, with protein MSSKVGGGKGGKSKTSSETKVLTTRSSKAGLQFPVGRIHRFLRNKNANNVRIGAKAAVYVASIMEYLTAEVLELAGNAAKDLRVKRITPRHLQLAIRGDEELDLLIRATIAGGGVLPHIHKSLVAKNAPLKKPKALNA; from the exons ATGTCTTCTAAAGTTGGTGGCGGTAAAGGTGGAAAATCCAAGACTTCCTCAGAAACTAAGGTTTTGACCACTAGATCATCCAAAGCTGGGCTTCAA TTCCCTGTGGGCCGTATTCATCG ATTCTTGAGAAACAAGAACGCCAACAATGTTCGTATTGGTGCTAAGGCAGCTGTTTATGTGGCATCCATCATGGAATATCTGACCGCCGAGGTTCTTGAGCTTGCGG GCAACGCTGCCAAAGACCTCCGCGTTAAACGTATCACTCCTCGACACCTCCAACTTGCTATCCGTGGAGACGAAGAGCTTGATCTGCTTATTCGAGCTACCATCGCAGGTGGTGGTGTTCTGCCTCACATTCATAAA TCTCTTGTCGCGAAGAATGCTCCCCTCAAGAAGCCAAAGGCTCTCAACGCTTAG